In Maridesulfovibrio sp., the following proteins share a genomic window:
- a CDS encoding thiamine pyrophosphate-binding protein: protein MTQTVIEYLLARLKEIGIKDIFGVPGDYAFPVNDAFCNDPDFKWIGCCNELNAAYAADGYARIKGKSAVCTTYGVGELSAINGIAGSYAENLPVFHIVGIPKCSVQRNGNLIHHSLGNGEFDLFHKMTQPVVCASTILSAENAVSEVERCINAALTKKQPVYIAVPADEALKELGCTKPHPLPTPASDKATLDTVIGLIIERLEKAETAIAMVGALIGRYELHKPMLKFIDLSGIPFTSLFMAKGTLSETHPNFIGVYNGRILDEKVRETVESSDLVISFGTIRSDINTGAFTVKLDPNHEIKIHPDRVCIGHAVYHNIMMEEVLHELCNRVGKRFLPMPMAPQGLGEVVGAPEGEITAASLYPRIERFFAAGDIIMGETGTPSMGLVNARLPEDAVFFNQTLWGSIGWATPAAFGAALAAPKRRTLLITGEGAHQMTVQEICQFARFGLKPIIICVNNDGYLIERLLCKDPYIYYNDLAQWNYSKLPEALGMAGWFSAKVTTNRELDAALEKSAESDCGCYIEVVTGMMESPEMGKVLNEIVVKGPGWKA, encoded by the coding sequence ATGACACAGACAGTAATAGAGTACCTGCTTGCAAGACTTAAAGAAATTGGAATCAAAGATATTTTCGGTGTTCCGGGAGATTATGCCTTCCCGGTAAACGACGCTTTCTGCAATGATCCGGACTTCAAATGGATTGGCTGCTGCAATGAGTTGAACGCAGCTTATGCAGCTGATGGATATGCCCGCATTAAAGGCAAAAGCGCAGTCTGCACCACTTACGGTGTTGGCGAGCTAAGCGCTATCAACGGTATCGCCGGAAGCTATGCCGAGAACCTCCCCGTTTTTCACATTGTAGGAATTCCCAAATGCTCGGTACAGCGCAACGGTAATCTCATCCACCATTCGCTGGGCAATGGCGAATTCGACTTATTTCACAAAATGACCCAACCAGTGGTCTGCGCCAGTACCATTCTCTCCGCAGAGAACGCCGTATCCGAGGTGGAGCGCTGCATCAATGCTGCCCTGACCAAAAAGCAACCGGTTTACATCGCCGTTCCAGCGGACGAGGCACTCAAAGAACTTGGCTGCACCAAACCGCATCCCCTGCCCACCCCCGCCAGCGATAAGGCCACACTCGATACAGTTATCGGGCTGATCATCGAAAGACTGGAGAAAGCCGAAACAGCCATCGCGATGGTCGGAGCTCTTATCGGGCGCTACGAACTTCATAAACCCATGCTGAAATTCATTGACCTGTCCGGTATTCCATTCACTTCCCTGTTCATGGCCAAAGGTACACTTTCCGAAACGCACCCCAATTTCATCGGGGTATACAATGGACGCATACTTGATGAAAAAGTGCGCGAAACTGTTGAGTCATCTGATCTTGTCATTAGTTTCGGAACCATCCGCTCAGACATCAATACCGGGGCGTTCACTGTAAAGCTCGACCCCAACCACGAAATTAAGATCCATCCCGACCGGGTCTGTATAGGACATGCGGTCTACCACAATATAATGATGGAAGAAGTTCTACATGAACTCTGCAACCGTGTCGGCAAACGGTTCCTGCCCATGCCCATGGCACCACAGGGCCTCGGCGAAGTCGTAGGTGCTCCGGAAGGGGAAATCACCGCCGCCTCACTATATCCACGCATTGAACGCTTTTTCGCAGCCGGAGATATAATTATGGGTGAAACCGGAACTCCCTCCATGGGGCTGGTTAATGCCCGTCTGCCGGAAGACGCTGTTTTCTTCAACCAAACACTTTGGGGTTCCATCGGCTGGGCAACTCCTGCCGCCTTCGGGGCCGCACTTGCCGCACCAAAACGGCGCACACTGCTGATTACAGGAGAAGGCGCCCACCAGATGACCGTTCAGGAAATCTGCCAGTTCGCGCGCTTCGGGCTAAAGCCGATCATAATCTGCGTCAACAACGATGGTTATCTGATCGAGCGGTTGCTCTGTAAAGATCCCTACATCTATTACAATGATCTGGCGCAATGGAATTACAGCAAGCTGCCGGAAGCTCTTGGAATGGCTGGCTGGTTCAGCGCAAAGGTCACCACCAACCGCGAGCTTGATGCGGCTTTGGAAAAATCAGCCGAATCAGACTGCGGTTGTTACATTGAAGTAGTCACCGGAATGATGGAAAGCCCTGAAATGGGCAAAGTCCTGAATGAAATAGTGGTGAAAGGACCGGGCTGGAAAGCTTGA
- a CDS encoding VPLPA-CTERM sorting domain-containing protein: MLKKTTQLMAVLLLMLCSTSAFASYLGTTYNNIFMKGSNISGDISNYLQTTSGTGVWDITAVVSQASMNNRFNMNDGSDNKMLFYNKDKSNWDNAVTVDLEKTFFTDGFKTYNLGLNDQSTNVYTAKVIKEFSYNNIVFGVNDLVIMLNDAGGDKDYDDYVLHGRASTAATPIPAAVWLLGSGLIGLIGLRKKLS; the protein is encoded by the coding sequence ATGCTTAAAAAGACAACACAGCTTATGGCAGTGCTTTTGTTGATGCTTTGCTCAACATCAGCTTTTGCGTCATATCTCGGCACCACCTACAATAATATCTTCATGAAAGGCTCCAATATTTCAGGAGATATCTCAAACTACCTGCAAACAACGTCCGGAACAGGCGTTTGGGATATTACCGCTGTCGTCAGCCAGGCCTCAATGAACAACAGATTCAACATGAATGACGGCTCCGACAACAAAATGCTTTTCTACAACAAAGACAAAAGCAACTGGGACAATGCGGTTACTGTCGACCTTGAAAAGACTTTTTTTACTGACGGTTTCAAGACATACAACCTCGGTCTCAACGACCAAAGCACTAACGTCTATACCGCGAAAGTAATTAAAGAGTTCTCCTACAACAACATCGTCTTCGGTGTTAACGACCTTGTTATCATGCTCAACGACGCAGGGGGCGATAAGGACTATGACGACTACGTCCTCCACGGCAGAGCTTCAACAGCAGCAACCCCAATTCCCGCTGCTGTCTGGTTGCTCGGTTCCGGGCTGATCGGGCTGATCGGGCTGCGCAAAAAGCTCTCGTAA
- a CDS encoding PEP/pyruvate-binding domain-containing protein: MQTLEIAKFWIQSWLSPRRLLQRKYEAFKVLLEYDSQALELVADLEELFYGRRLLDRSHAVCMYRQLSLAVAGMVGELEKMHPGKFKNLYDEYLRINEQAARSVESAEVTSEPPFTIPLAAAGDFPHLSGGKAANLGRVHALGYTEALPGFVVTANAFHAFVEHNNLRSKIESRLCRMEVGNISVLSAMSLELQELFLSGEVPPGVVADIEIGLSTYLDGAELLAVRSSALAEDSEISFAGQYASELNVNRSDVLEAYKRVLAGKYCPRAISYRISNGLTDNDTTMAALIVPMIDARSSGVIYSMDPDCMSRDSVGIYGVSGLGASLVDGSVVPVKGSLSRGKNPRLVSECAFDRSALPDEKMLIRLAKCALNLEEQFGCPQDMEWAVDSEGQFHILQTRPLQQGKEKETVHGLIAAMPIVEGLERAAGGAGCGEIYFASTGAEISRIPEGAIVVTPTLKPSLLSFAAKMNGVIASAGSRASHFSSVAREMGIPVLVGEVSAHLEQGQLVTVDGMAGAIYAGCVKDVLTRSSLDVHISPRILELYSKMVEPLVHLNLVDPQGDNFNPAGCRSFHDLVRYCHEMSVQEMFSLVDKRGLGMRCSKRLQTELPLVVYLIDLDRGFESAAGRKKEISPADISSVPMHAFWKGLTDERITWPEDMVHVDWEEFDRMSAGFLSKDSKILASYGIISEDYLHLLIRFGYHFSEIDSLCGDVSTQNYVKFRFKGGGAGFDNRILRLEFISRVLIHYGFETETRGDMLDAFSSRMDHDSTAKQLAVLGYLMAVTRMMDMRLNSSDDVARELEAFISAVEGVYV, encoded by the coding sequence ATGCAGACGCTGGAAATTGCTAAATTTTGGATTCAATCCTGGCTTTCGCCGCGAAGGTTACTGCAAAGGAAGTATGAAGCTTTCAAAGTGTTGCTTGAGTATGACTCTCAGGCACTTGAGCTTGTAGCTGATCTTGAAGAATTATTTTACGGAAGGCGTTTGCTGGATCGCAGTCATGCTGTCTGCATGTATAGGCAGCTGTCCCTGGCTGTTGCCGGGATGGTCGGTGAATTGGAAAAAATGCATCCCGGCAAGTTTAAAAATCTGTATGATGAGTATTTGCGCATTAATGAACAGGCTGCCCGGTCCGTAGAATCGGCGGAGGTGACGAGCGAGCCGCCGTTTACAATACCTCTTGCCGCAGCCGGTGATTTTCCTCATCTTTCCGGGGGCAAGGCTGCAAATCTCGGTAGGGTCCATGCTCTTGGATATACCGAGGCGTTGCCGGGGTTTGTTGTCACTGCAAATGCCTTCCATGCTTTTGTGGAACATAATAATTTACGCAGCAAGATAGAAAGCCGCTTGTGTCGTATGGAGGTAGGCAACATCAGTGTTCTTTCGGCAATGAGCCTTGAGTTGCAGGAGCTTTTTCTAAGCGGTGAGGTGCCGCCGGGAGTTGTTGCAGATATAGAGATTGGTTTGAGTACTTATCTCGACGGGGCGGAATTGCTGGCTGTGCGTTCCAGCGCTCTGGCTGAGGACAGTGAAATTTCTTTTGCAGGGCAATATGCCAGTGAGCTGAATGTAAACCGGTCTGATGTGCTGGAAGCCTATAAGCGGGTTTTGGCCGGGAAGTATTGTCCCCGGGCTATTTCCTACCGCATTTCAAATGGTCTTACCGACAATGATACTACCATGGCCGCGCTCATCGTGCCCATGATTGATGCCCGCAGCTCCGGTGTGATTTACTCTATGGACCCGGACTGTATGAGCCGGGACAGTGTCGGTATTTACGGTGTCTCCGGACTTGGAGCTTCTTTGGTGGACGGTAGTGTGGTTCCGGTTAAGGGGTCTTTGTCACGCGGTAAGAATCCCCGTCTGGTCAGCGAGTGCGCTTTTGACCGTTCTGCTTTACCGGACGAAAAGATGCTTATCCGTCTGGCGAAGTGTGCTTTGAATCTGGAAGAACAGTTCGGATGCCCACAGGATATGGAGTGGGCTGTGGATTCGGAAGGTCAGTTCCATATTTTGCAGACCCGGCCCTTGCAGCAGGGAAAGGAAAAAGAAACCGTTCACGGGCTTATTGCTGCAATGCCGATAGTTGAAGGGCTTGAAAGGGCGGCCGGTGGAGCCGGGTGCGGTGAAATCTATTTTGCATCCACAGGTGCAGAAATCTCCCGTATTCCGGAAGGGGCGATAGTTGTTACTCCGACCTTGAAGCCTTCACTGCTGAGTTTTGCCGCAAAAATGAACGGGGTGATAGCCTCTGCCGGAAGCCGGGCCAGCCATTTCAGTTCAGTAGCCAGAGAGATGGGGATTCCGGTTCTGGTTGGGGAGGTGTCCGCTCATTTGGAACAAGGACAGCTTGTCACTGTCGACGGCATGGCAGGGGCGATATACGCAGGATGTGTTAAGGATGTTCTGACCAGATCAAGTCTGGATGTACACATATCACCACGGATCCTCGAACTTTACAGTAAAATGGTTGAGCCGCTGGTGCATTTGAATCTGGTCGATCCGCAAGGGGATAATTTTAATCCTGCCGGATGTCGATCCTTTCATGATCTTGTGCGATATTGCCATGAAATGTCAGTGCAGGAGATGTTCTCACTGGTTGATAAGCGCGGACTGGGAATGCGGTGCTCAAAACGCCTGCAGACCGAGTTGCCGTTGGTTGTATACCTGATTGATCTTGACCGGGGCTTTGAGTCAGCTGCTGGACGGAAGAAAGAGATAAGCCCAGCTGATATCAGTTCAGTTCCCATGCACGCCTTTTGGAAGGGACTGACTGACGAACGGATCACCTGGCCTGAAGACATGGTCCATGTGGATTGGGAAGAATTTGACCGCATGTCAGCAGGTTTTTTAAGTAAAGATTCAAAAATACTGGCAAGTTATGGTATTATTTCTGAAGATTACCTCCATCTTTTGATTCGTTTTGGCTATCATTTCTCAGAAATTGATTCCCTTTGCGGTGATGTCTCTACCCAGAACTATGTTAAATTCAGGTTTAAGGGTGGGGGAGCTGGATTTGATAACCGGATTTTGAGATTGGAATTTATAAGCCGCGTACTTATTCATTATGGATTTGAAACTGAAACTCGTGGTGACATGCTGGATGCTTTCAGCTCCCGGATGGATCATGATTCCACAGCAAAACAGCTTGCTGTTCTGGGATACCTGATGGCGGTTACCAGGATGATGGATATGCGCCTGAATAGCAGTGATGACGTAGCCAGAGAATTGGAAGCTTTCATCAGTGCCGTGGAGGGGGTTTATGTCTGA
- a CDS encoding FmdE family protein, whose protein sequence is MNLEAAISQENESHVRDDSIGPYTYEEFIDAARNFHGSPAPGLVLGAYMMEEARKYLPDGTIFDAISETSWCLPDAVQMLTVCSTGNGWLRVKNLGVYALSLYDKYTGEGVRIRVDPEKLKAWPETESWFFKKRPKHEQDSVRLHAEIREAGASFCSVEFIKVKPEVMTKRSKGGITTCPICGDAYPGSFGAICRSCQGESPYVSRNSGLKAAMAPVPSGLKVVPVDEAEGKTALHDMTRIVPGESKGPEFRKNHDFTAHDICRLQMIGKNHIYVDEGDIPEGEWVHENEAALTFGRIMAGEGVRLDGDPNEGKATLLAEHDGLLVSDLEMMEQFNFVPDVMVAARKNGSLVKAGARIAGTRAIPLYLSRENFSRAVSALNGEPLFKIMPLKRKKVGILITGDEVFNGLIDDKFESVITAKVQALGCEVVRSVIKPDNREEIRDAALSLMKEGCDLLITTAGMSVDPDDVTRHGLMDAGVSDLLYGAPVLPGTMLLLAKAGDARVIGVPACALFFKTTSLDLVLPKVIAGQEITRRDLAALADGGYCMECKVCTFPKCPFGK, encoded by the coding sequence ATGAATCTGGAAGCCGCTATCAGTCAGGAAAATGAAAGCCATGTCCGTGATGATTCCATCGGTCCTTATACATATGAAGAATTCATTGATGCTGCCCGCAACTTTCATGGTAGCCCTGCGCCGGGACTTGTACTCGGTGCCTATATGATGGAAGAGGCCCGAAAATATCTCCCGGATGGAACCATTTTTGATGCTATTTCAGAGACTTCATGGTGTCTGCCGGATGCAGTGCAGATGCTGACTGTGTGCAGTACCGGTAACGGTTGGCTGCGGGTAAAGAATCTCGGCGTGTATGCTCTTTCTCTTTACGATAAGTATACAGGCGAAGGAGTGCGCATCAGGGTTGACCCTGAAAAGTTGAAAGCATGGCCGGAGACCGAATCGTGGTTCTTTAAAAAACGTCCCAAGCATGAGCAGGATTCTGTGCGGTTGCATGCTGAAATAAGGGAAGCCGGTGCCTCATTTTGTTCCGTTGAATTTATAAAAGTTAAGCCGGAAGTTATGACCAAGCGCAGCAAGGGCGGTATTACTACCTGTCCAATCTGCGGTGATGCCTATCCCGGTTCGTTTGGTGCAATCTGTAGGAGCTGTCAGGGTGAAAGCCCCTATGTCAGCAGGAATAGCGGACTGAAGGCGGCTATGGCCCCTGTTCCTTCCGGGCTGAAGGTTGTCCCCGTGGATGAAGCTGAGGGTAAGACTGCGTTACATGATATGACCCGCATAGTTCCCGGTGAAAGCAAGGGGCCCGAGTTCCGGAAGAATCATGATTTCACCGCACACGATATCTGTAGGTTGCAGATGATCGGCAAGAACCACATTTATGTGGATGAAGGCGATATCCCCGAAGGTGAATGGGTGCACGAAAATGAAGCGGCTCTGACTTTCGGCAGGATCATGGCCGGGGAAGGAGTTCGTCTTGATGGCGATCCTAATGAAGGCAAGGCAACCCTGCTGGCAGAGCATGACGGTTTGCTGGTCAGTGATCTGGAGATGATGGAACAGTTCAATTTTGTTCCTGATGTAATGGTTGCGGCCCGTAAAAACGGAAGCCTTGTCAAAGCTGGGGCGCGGATTGCCGGAACACGCGCAATCCCTCTCTATCTTTCCCGTGAAAATTTTTCCCGCGCTGTTTCCGCATTGAACGGTGAGCCGTTGTTTAAAATAATGCCACTGAAACGGAAAAAGGTCGGCATCCTTATTACCGGGGATGAAGTTTTTAACGGTCTTATCGACGATAAATTTGAGTCTGTCATCACAGCAAAGGTGCAGGCGCTGGGTTGCGAAGTTGTCCGCTCTGTCATTAAGCCGGACAACCGCGAGGAAATACGTGACGCGGCTCTCTCTCTCATGAAAGAAGGTTGTGACCTGCTTATCACAACCGCCGGGATGTCTGTTGATCCTGATGACGTGACCCGCCACGGCCTGATGGATGCCGGAGTATCCGACCTCCTTTATGGTGCTCCGGTACTCCCCGGCACCATGTTGTTGCTGGCTAAGGCCGGCGATGCCAGGGTGATCGGTGTCCCGGCATGTGCACTCTTTTTTAAAACCACAAGTCTGGACCTTGTTTTGCCCAAGGTGATAGCCGGACAGGAAATTACCCGCAGGGATTTAGCCGCACTTGCTGACGGCGGTTACTGTATGGAATGTAAGGTCTGCACTTTCCCCAAATGTCCTTTTGGAAAATAG
- a CDS encoding phenylacetate--CoA ligase family protein — protein MTDLHFSDKQTVEIYQLEKLNQILKVAVQASFYNKLYRDIELPLKSLDDLRRLPVIDKQALCREGEVCKKSMYTRKTGGFYEFSTGGTSGRMSFVRYGLDEFQEICNGSAYGLMACGITPDDVVANCVRAGAFWTGFLSSYRALEIIGCSILPVTDNQPVEKTLEYLKMMSPNTLFGISPTLVHIAQEASRNNLKLEIEKVAFASTPLTAEQESYLSSVWPEATFHSAGYGAAEAGPIGFQCKYCTGTEHHILQPHCIVEKSDEGAIIVTSLIRGLQPAIRMKIGDNIEWMEGQCECGRTSPRFRLLQRSDELIELQHDSIALEQIGSCLGKFKELAPVFQVRIDLNGEETEIIVRVEAADCDAVDDYQLSAKICECLRNEIPAVGANRQKNRIHAFKILIIPSGGIPRVQTTGKIRRVIDKRFI, from the coding sequence ATGACAGATCTCCACTTTTCCGACAAACAAACAGTTGAAATATACCAACTGGAAAAACTGAACCAGATTCTGAAAGTTGCCGTCCAAGCAAGTTTTTACAATAAATTATACCGTGACATAGAACTGCCGCTTAAAAGCCTGGATGATTTAAGACGACTTCCCGTTATTGATAAACAGGCTCTATGCAGGGAAGGAGAAGTCTGCAAAAAGTCCATGTATACGAGGAAGACCGGCGGATTCTATGAGTTCTCTACCGGCGGCACTTCCGGCAGGATGAGCTTTGTTCGATATGGTCTGGATGAGTTTCAGGAAATATGCAACGGCTCGGCTTATGGCCTGATGGCTTGCGGCATTACCCCGGATGACGTGGTCGCCAACTGTGTCCGGGCGGGGGCTTTTTGGACCGGATTTTTATCCAGTTACCGTGCCCTTGAGATAATCGGCTGCAGCATTTTGCCTGTTACCGATAATCAGCCGGTGGAAAAAACACTGGAATATCTGAAAATGATGAGTCCTAACACTCTCTTCGGAATTTCCCCAACCCTTGTCCATATTGCGCAAGAGGCCTCCCGGAACAATCTCAAACTGGAAATTGAAAAAGTAGCATTCGCATCCACGCCACTGACTGCCGAACAGGAAAGCTATCTTTCATCCGTCTGGCCTGAAGCCACCTTCCACTCTGCCGGATACGGAGCGGCTGAAGCCGGCCCTATAGGTTTCCAATGCAAATATTGCACTGGAACTGAACATCATATCCTGCAGCCGCATTGCATTGTGGAGAAGAGTGATGAAGGAGCCATTATCGTCACATCACTGATCCGCGGCCTGCAACCCGCAATCCGCATGAAAATCGGTGACAACATCGAATGGATGGAAGGACAATGTGAATGTGGACGTACCAGTCCGCGCTTCCGGCTTCTGCAACGTTCAGATGAACTCATAGAGCTTCAGCATGACTCCATTGCTCTTGAACAGATTGGCTCCTGCCTAGGCAAATTCAAGGAACTGGCTCCGGTTTTTCAGGTCCGGATCGATCTAAATGGTGAGGAAACGGAGATCATAGTTCGTGTGGAAGCAGCTGACTGCGACGCAGTTGATGACTATCAGCTCAGCGCCAAGATCTGTGAATGTTTGAGAAATGAAATTCCGGCTGTTGGTGCCAACCGTCAAAAAAACAGAATCCACGCCTTCAAAATTCTGATAATCCCGTCAGGCGGCATTCCAAGGGTTCAAACCACCGGAAAGATCAGACGGGTCATTGATAAGCGCTTTATTTAG
- a CDS encoding dual specificity protein phosphatase: MSEQCKGQAYNVTWVTDQLAVGCAPMSYAQLESLKEQGIDGIINLCGEFCDLHEIEQKAGFEVYYLPIDDEEAPELVELENALEWLDESIYLGKKVLIHCRHGIGRTGTVLNAYLLRRGLGHKLAGRKMKGLRSKPANFSQWWTIRKYGRKSGRLTARTPTVEFTRKVDLSPFFNDYLELVGKLEQRAAKLVGRGLCGLDHDRCCRTPLSMTLAEALHLSHCVNLELDHEVRLEVIEKAMVTARIEKRAMRELAADNEAGFCLSGVDSECPLLAEGRCRLFEFRPLQCRAFGMDAAENGQLWREILGPGLESISTQIWFACTGNMQKSGLPYFPLTDVVSGKFIEILFKMMMEQGMEAGV, translated from the coding sequence ATGTCTGAACAGTGCAAGGGGCAGGCTTATAATGTAACATGGGTCACCGATCAGCTGGCTGTCGGTTGCGCACCAATGAGCTATGCACAACTGGAATCGCTTAAAGAGCAGGGCATTGACGGGATAATCAATCTTTGTGGTGAATTCTGTGATCTGCATGAAATTGAACAGAAAGCAGGCTTTGAAGTATATTACCTGCCCATTGATGATGAAGAGGCTCCCGAACTTGTGGAGCTTGAGAATGCTTTGGAGTGGCTGGATGAGTCAATTTATCTTGGCAAGAAGGTCCTGATTCACTGTCGTCATGGTATCGGCAGGACCGGAACAGTTCTCAACGCCTATCTGCTGCGCCGTGGGCTGGGTCATAAGTTGGCCGGACGTAAGATGAAGGGGCTGCGCTCCAAGCCCGCCAATTTTTCACAGTGGTGGACTATCCGTAAATACGGACGCAAAAGTGGTAGGCTCACCGCGCGTACCCCCACTGTGGAATTCACTCGCAAGGTAGATCTTTCTCCATTTTTTAATGACTATCTCGAATTGGTCGGGAAACTGGAGCAGCGGGCCGCAAAATTGGTTGGGCGGGGGCTGTGCGGGTTGGACCATGACCGCTGCTGCCGTACTCCTTTGAGTATGACTCTGGCTGAGGCCCTCCATTTGAGCCATTGTGTGAATCTTGAACTGGACCACGAAGTTCGGCTGGAGGTAATCGAAAAGGCAATGGTCACTGCGCGGATAGAAAAACGGGCCATGCGTGAGCTGGCAGCTGATAATGAAGCCGGGTTCTGTCTTTCGGGGGTTGATTCTGAATGCCCGCTGCTTGCAGAGGGCAGGTGCAGGCTCTTTGAGTTCCGGCCGTTGCAATGCCGGGCCTTCGGAATGGATGCGGCCGAAAACGGTCAGCTCTGGCGTGAGATTCTCGGTCCCGGGCTGGAGAGTATTTCCACCCAGATATGGTTTGCCTGTACCGGAAACATGCAGAAAAGCGGGCTACCGTATTTCCCTCTTACTGATGTTGTCTCCGGCAAGTTCATCGAGATTCTTTTTAAAATGATGATGGAGCAGGGGATGGAAGCCGGAGTCTAA
- a CDS encoding YaiI/YqxD family protein: MQIWVDADACPKAVKEILFKTAVRRKVKLTLVANQYMNIPSSPFINMIKVGAGFDVADNEIVKLCQSGDLVITADIPLADKVVDKGATGLNPRGELYTEDNIKGILSMRNLMEELRSAGTVSGGPAAFSPKDKQNFTNQLDKFLTRSLNVI; the protein is encoded by the coding sequence ATGCAGATCTGGGTCGATGCCGATGCCTGCCCCAAGGCAGTGAAAGAAATTCTGTTTAAAACAGCAGTACGCCGAAAAGTAAAACTCACTCTTGTAGCCAACCAGTATATGAATATTCCCAGTTCTCCTTTCATAAATATGATCAAGGTCGGGGCTGGTTTTGATGTCGCGGATAATGAAATAGTTAAGCTCTGTCAAAGCGGAGACCTTGTAATCACCGCGGATATCCCCTTAGCGGATAAAGTCGTCGACAAAGGAGCAACGGGACTCAACCCACGCGGGGAACTATATACCGAGGACAATATCAAAGGAATTCTCAGTATGCGCAACCTGATGGAAGAATTGCGCAGTGCAGGAACTGTCTCCGGTGGACCGGCGGCGTTCAGCCCAAAAGACAAACAGAACTTTACCAATCAGCTGGACAAATTTCTGACCCGTTCATTGAACGTCATTTAA
- a CDS encoding class I SAM-dependent methyltransferase — MRSIKDYTQSNRAAWNQIMPAHQKANKARLDAAFKDNNYSVISSPEIEEWNLLGFKNKDIAHLCCNNGIELMSLKNLGAGECVGFDICDVAIEEAKSRALASRNECQFVRTDVFAIPDEYNSKFDIAYITVGALGWIPDIKGFFEKVKALLKPSGTIFIYELHPVIEMLPTDDNHDVNPLQIIEPYFKKEPYAETTGLDYIGKTDQQTTTQYWFVWKISDIIMAVIEQGFNVSRFIEYSHDISESHNRNQTAGIEIPMSYILVAKSNAS, encoded by the coding sequence GTGCGTAGTATTAAAGATTATACCCAGTCAAATAGGGCGGCGTGGAATCAAATAATGCCTGCTCATCAAAAAGCAAATAAAGCAAGACTCGATGCTGCTTTCAAAGATAACAACTATTCAGTAATTTCCAGCCCTGAGATAGAAGAATGGAATTTACTCGGATTTAAAAATAAAGATATAGCACACTTATGTTGTAATAATGGCATTGAATTAATGTCCTTAAAGAATTTAGGCGCAGGTGAATGCGTAGGTTTTGATATCTGTGATGTCGCTATAGAAGAAGCGAAGAGCAGAGCTCTTGCCTCAAGAAATGAATGCCAATTCGTGCGTACCGATGTCTTTGCTATTCCGGATGAATATAATTCTAAGTTTGACATAGCTTATATCACTGTTGGTGCTCTGGGCTGGATTCCTGATATTAAAGGCTTCTTTGAGAAGGTGAAGGCTTTATTAAAGCCTTCAGGTACAATTTTTATTTATGAATTGCACCCAGTTATAGAAATGCTTCCCACAGATGATAACCATGATGTGAATCCTCTTCAGATCATTGAACCTTATTTTAAAAAAGAACCATACGCAGAAACTACCGGCTTGGATTATATAGGAAAAACTGACCAACAAACAACTACACAATACTGGTTTGTCTGGAAAATTTCTGACATTATCATGGCTGTTATTGAGCAGGGGTTCAATGTTTCCCGCTTCATAGAATATAGCCACGATATTTCAGAAAGTCATAATCGTAACCAGACCGCTGGTATTGAAATTCCCATGAGTTACATCTTGGTTGCGAAATCGAATGCCTCCTGA
- a CDS encoding LysR family transcriptional regulator encodes MNKNLDPPEMGSTAALEKMDSHNPTIRLHLWLEGGEGVFFGYGRLLLLDRIEACGSLKKASEELGMSYRAAWGKIKQTEQVLGFQLMERAGSRRSGYRLTEAGRIVRDKYFEWFNKVENDARVRAEEIFPWKSKSFGDS; translated from the coding sequence ATGAATAAAAATCTCGATCCCCCTGAAATGGGTTCAACAGCGGCACTGGAGAAAATGGATTCCCATAATCCAACAATCCGGCTGCATTTATGGCTGGAAGGAGGTGAGGGGGTCTTCTTCGGTTACGGCAGGCTCCTTCTGCTGGACCGTATCGAAGCCTGCGGTTCGCTTAAAAAGGCATCCGAGGAACTGGGCATGTCCTACCGCGCTGCGTGGGGCAAGATCAAACAGACCGAGCAGGTTTTAGGTTTCCAGCTTATGGAACGGGCGGGTAGCAGACGCAGCGGTTACCGTCTAACGGAAGCCGGACGTATTGTCCGTGATAAGTATTTCGAATGGTTCAATAAAGTAGAGAATGACGCTCGCGTCCGAGCTGAAGAGATATTCCCATGGAAGTCCAAGAGTTTCGGGGATAGTTAG